From a region of the Malania oleifera isolate guangnan ecotype guangnan chromosome 12, ASM2987363v1, whole genome shotgun sequence genome:
- the LOC131144252 gene encoding glutathione S-transferase U10-like: MAIQPERERERERMEKQQSEVVLFGAWASPPCQRVVLALKLKGIPFEYVEEDLRNKSQLLLQYNPVHKKVPVLVHNGRPICESLVILEYIDEHWNHSPKILPEDPYERAKVRFWAKFSDEKIMPALYPILKSRGKEQEKAIEGYSELVKVFEEGIKRDFPAGSPFLRGEAPPGYLDIVVAPGSYNYKAFHEVVAVIFDPQKHPTFLSWVAALKEYPLIKDALPPHDKMVANLREMYSG, encoded by the exons ATGGCAATCCaacccgagagagagagagagagagagagaatggagaagCAGCAGAGCGAGGTAGTGCTGTTTGGAGCATGGGCGAGCCCCCCTTGCCAGAGGGTCGTCCTCGCCCTTAAGCTGAAGGGCATACCCTTCGAGTACGTGGAAGAAGACCTGAGGAACAAGAGCCAGTTGCTGCTCCAATACAACCCTGTTCACAAGAAAGTGCCGGTTCTGGTTCACAACGGCAGACCCATCTGCGAGTCTCTCGTCATCCTCGAGTACATTGACGAGCACTGGAACCACTCCCCCAAGATCTTGCCGGAGGACCCTTATGAGCGAGCCAAAGTCCGGTTCTGGGCCAAGTTCTCCGACGAGAAG ATCATGCCCGCTCTGTATCCGATCTTGAAGAGCAGAGGCAAAGAGCAAGAGAAGGCCATAGAGGGCTACTCGGAGCTGGTGAAGGTGTTTGAAGAAGGGATCAAAAGGGATTTTCCGGCGGGATCGCCGTTCTTGAGGGGGGAGGCGCCGCCGGGGTATCTGGACATTGTGGTGGCGCCGGGTAGCTACAACTACAAGGCTTTCCACGAGGTTGTAGCGGTGATTTTTGACCCACAGAAGCACCCTACGTTTCTCTCATGGGTCGCTGCCCTAAAAGAGTACCCTCTGATTAAGGACGCCCTCCCTCCCCATGACAAGATGGTGGCCAACCTCAGGGAAATGTATTCGGGTTAG